The following proteins are encoded in a genomic region of Chitinophagales bacterium:
- a CDS encoding undecaprenyl/decaprenyl-phosphate alpha-N-acetylglucosaminyl 1-phosphate transferase, whose protein sequence is MINLLILATSSILSGFINWILIKYSINLGVRNLSRKEEIRWQKRKPSVGGLSFYLVFLIFYAIISNLVFLGVIYDFEFEFNNDMSLVLVATVGFFIGLIDDAKNTNPLLKLLGQIICGVILVSFGLLIPISPNFIWNSLFTILWTVFLMNSINMLDNMDGLTASISIVILMGCTLYANMHHSSLSSLMIVTIIGSLIGFLVYNWNPSRIYMGDSGSQFLGIILAHLSILLIWKNRTVEGGYFQINQFFLPFMLFAIPIFDTTTVTIHRLLRRQSPFVGGKDHLSHHLVFLGMKDWQSVSLLIVINLVFVILGCFFNQPEHYPILFTIWILVFIILQFFYIKAEKKKPMVDD, encoded by the coding sequence ATGATAAATCTCTTAATTCTCGCTACTAGTTCTATACTATCTGGATTCATTAATTGGATATTAATTAAATATTCTATCAATCTCGGTGTACGTAATTTGTCAAGAAAAGAAGAGATTCGTTGGCAGAAAAGAAAGCCTTCTGTAGGTGGTCTTTCGTTTTATTTAGTCTTTCTAATTTTCTATGCTATCATTTCAAATTTAGTTTTCTTAGGAGTTATCTATGACTTTGAATTTGAGTTCAATAATGATATGAGTCTCGTATTGGTAGCTACTGTAGGATTCTTTATTGGCTTAATTGATGATGCAAAAAATACCAATCCATTATTAAAGCTATTAGGGCAAATAATATGCGGAGTCATACTTGTTTCTTTTGGATTACTTATTCCTATATCTCCAAACTTTATATGGAATAGTCTGTTTACTATTCTATGGACTGTATTTTTGATGAACTCAATTAATATGTTAGACAATATGGATGGGCTAACAGCTTCCATATCGATAGTAATTCTAATGGGTTGTACATTATATGCTAATATGCACCATAGCAGTCTTTCTAGCCTAATGATAGTAACTATTATAGGATCACTTATTGGCTTTTTAGTTTATAATTGGAATCCATCTCGCATTTATATGGGTGATTCTGGGTCGCAATTTCTGGGAATTATTTTAGCTCACTTATCTATTCTTTTAATATGGAAAAATAGGACAGTGGAAGGAGGTTATTTTCAAATTAATCAATTCTTCTTACCCTTTATGTTGTTTGCAATACCTATTTTCGATACAACTACTGTCACCATTCATCGTTTACTTCGAAGACAATCTCCTTTTGTAGGTGGTAAAGATCATTTATCACACCATCTTGTTTTTTTGGGTATGAAAGACTGGCAATCCGTAAGCCTCCTCATTGTGATAAATCTTGTATTTGTCATTCTTGGTTGTTTTTTTAATCAACCTGAACACTACCCTATTCTATTTACTATTTGGATTCTTGTGTTTATTATTCTGCAATTCTTCTATATCAAAGCAGAGAAAAAAAAGCCTATGGTTGATGATTAA
- a CDS encoding LD-carboxypeptidase produces the protein MLRPPLLKANDEIRILTTARKVSLEEIQEAKKWLEVLGYRVSLGDSLGLEDHQYGGNDVERAEDFQAALDDHEIKAIWFARGGYGSIRVLEKINWDQFIKNPKWLIGFSDITIWHNLVNQFYGIQTLHALMPLTFPKASEEAKNLLAQNLTGNFPDIRWSASNYNRGNQAIEGEIIGGNLSILYSLLGTKSGFNTNGKILFIEEIDEYLYHIDRMMMSLKLAGKLSGLKGLLVGGFTDMKDNEIPFGKSYQEIILEHTADGDYPVYFDFPAGHIDDNRPLILNAKVKIESAEIMRLGYI, from the coding sequence ATGCTGCGTCCTCCTCTTTTGAAAGCGAATGATGAAATTCGAATACTGACTACTGCTAGAAAAGTGAGTCTAGAAGAAATTCAAGAGGCAAAAAAATGGCTAGAAGTTTTGGGATATCGAGTAAGTTTGGGAGATAGCTTGGGTTTAGAAGATCATCAGTATGGAGGTAATGATGTGGAAAGGGCAGAAGATTTTCAAGCAGCCTTAGATGATCATGAAATAAAGGCTATATGGTTTGCACGTGGTGGCTATGGCTCGATAAGAGTCTTAGAAAAAATCAATTGGGATCAGTTTATCAAGAACCCTAAGTGGTTGATTGGTTTTAGTGATATCACGATATGGCATAATCTTGTAAATCAGTTTTACGGTATTCAGACGCTGCATGCATTGATGCCATTGACTTTTCCTAAGGCTAGTGAAGAGGCGAAAAATTTGTTAGCTCAGAATTTGACTGGAAATTTCCCTGACATACGATGGTCTGCTAGCAACTATAATAGAGGAAATCAAGCTATAGAAGGAGAAATTATTGGAGGTAATTTATCTATTCTGTATTCCCTTTTAGGCACGAAATCAGGTTTCAACACGAATGGAAAAATTTTATTTATCGAAGAAATAGATGAATATCTTTATCATATAGATAGAATGATGATGTCACTTAAACTAGCTGGAAAATTATCTGGGCTAAAGGGTTTATTAGTCGGGGGATTTACAGATATGAAAGATAATGAAATTCCTTTTGGAAAATCGTATCAAGAAATTATTTTGGAACATACCGCCGATGGAGATTATCCTGTTTATTTTGATTTCCCAGCAGGACATATAGATGATAATCGACCTTTGATTTTGAACGCAAAAGTGAAGATAGAAAGTGCTGAAATAATGAGATTAGGATATATTTAA
- a CDS encoding GH3 auxin-responsive promoter family protein, with protein sequence MEKIIAKNSQTEYLKKLSILEETDFIKNCPAIGYDDLEPLILQIKDLNVNHLCSDKVVAFSKSSGTTSRSKFIPLTKQAIQANFTAGKSMLSYYIAENTRSKIFEGQNFSLTGTYSKIGNYIVGDVSALFTYFLSPWYRPFRVPKMQLATLADWNEKLDTIVPILAKSDIRWIAGVPSWMSIVIDKVEDYTQKPIHKLWHNLEVYFYGGVSIKPYESYFKEKFNGDLKLWQTYNASEGFFGLQTENYADGMSLLYHLDNYFEFIRYSDVNAQKPDIIGLNEIELGGVYELVITNLSGLYRYRMGDLLKIVNLNPLRFEIVGRTKNSINIFGEELMVNNTEQAIAELNKEMNFMIKDYTVAPVVEGNTGYHHWLIEFNTKPDDIAQFQWRLDQILRTLNSDYDAKRYNDIIMKPLTIEVLELNTIERWLDKNKRKTVQAKVPKLWEDDSIQRQLKDINHQP encoded by the coding sequence TTGGAAAAAATTATAGCTAAGAATAGTCAAACTGAGTATTTGAAAAAACTCTCCATCCTTGAAGAGACCGATTTTATAAAAAACTGCCCAGCAATAGGATATGATGATCTTGAACCTTTAATTCTTCAGATCAAGGACTTAAATGTCAATCACCTATGTTCTGATAAGGTAGTTGCATTCTCTAAGTCAAGCGGAACTACCAGCAGAAGTAAGTTTATTCCTTTGACCAAACAAGCTATTCAGGCTAATTTTACAGCTGGTAAGTCCATGCTGAGTTATTATATTGCTGAGAATACACGTTCTAAAATTTTTGAAGGTCAAAATTTCTCACTTACTGGTACCTATTCAAAAATAGGGAACTATATTGTAGGAGACGTTTCTGCTTTATTTACCTATTTCTTATCTCCATGGTATAGACCATTTAGAGTCCCCAAAATGCAACTCGCTACCCTAGCAGACTGGAATGAAAAACTAGATACCATTGTACCTATTCTTGCAAAATCTGATATTCGATGGATAGCTGGAGTGCCTTCTTGGATGAGTATCGTGATAGATAAGGTTGAGGATTATACTCAGAAACCTATACACAAGCTTTGGCATAATTTAGAAGTTTATTTTTACGGCGGTGTTAGTATCAAGCCTTATGAATCATACTTTAAAGAAAAATTTAACGGGGATTTAAAGCTGTGGCAAACCTACAATGCGAGCGAGGGTTTTTTCGGATTACAAACTGAGAACTATGCTGATGGTATGAGCTTGTTATATCATTTAGACAACTATTTTGAATTTATACGTTATAGTGATGTGAATGCTCAAAAGCCTGATATTATTGGGTTGAATGAAATTGAATTAGGCGGTGTTTATGAATTAGTGATTACTAATTTATCCGGCTTATATCGCTATCGAATGGGTGATTTATTAAAGATAGTTAATCTAAATCCCTTGCGATTTGAAATCGTTGGAAGAACAAAAAACAGTATCAATATTTTCGGAGAAGAGTTGATGGTGAATAATACAGAGCAGGCAATTGCAGAGCTTAATAAAGAAATGAACTTTATGATCAAAGATTATACAGTAGCTCCAGTGGTAGAAGGGAATACGGGGTATCATCATTGGCTAATTGAATTTAATACAAAACCAGATGATATAGCTCAATTTCAATGGAGACTAGATCAAATTCTTCGAACTTTAAATTCTGACTACGATGCCAAACGCTACAATGATATTATCATGAAACCTTTAACAATTGAAGTGCTTGAATTGAACACCATAGAGCGCTGGTTAGATAAAAACAAAAGGAAAACTGTTCAAGCTAAGGTTCCTAAGTTATGGGAGGATGATTCTATTCAGAGGCAGTTGAAGGATATTAATCATCAACCATAG
- a CDS encoding polysaccharide biosynthesis/export family protein — protein sequence MSPLKTIFAFSFCILWLSSCKTYQNAMFQDANSMQISQAIDKLNSEYLIQPGDEITIKLYTRQGAQLIEAIRSSVTSSPETSTQSGQAVYVVSNEGKIVLPLLGEMKVDKMTESKLKELLEKKFERDYIQPFVMLRIENRRVFLFKGNTAAVVNLNKTPTNIFEVIAKSGGLERQMSSSDILIIRGDLKKPTIYKVNLQTFQGIQNSEIILQSKDIVYIPEKQRKLYHAMNDITPIVTTPLLVLSGILSTVVLIVTVTK from the coding sequence TTGAGTCCGTTAAAAACTATTTTCGCATTCTCTTTTTGCATATTGTGGCTGAGTTCTTGTAAAACTTATCAGAATGCCATGTTTCAAGATGCTAATTCGATGCAGATAAGTCAAGCTATCGATAAGTTAAATAGTGAATATTTGATTCAACCAGGAGATGAAATCACCATCAAGCTTTATACTAGACAAGGTGCTCAACTAATAGAGGCTATTCGTTCGAGTGTTACTAGTTCACCAGAGACTAGCACGCAAAGTGGTCAAGCGGTCTATGTGGTATCTAATGAAGGTAAAATTGTGCTGCCACTTCTAGGTGAAATGAAGGTAGATAAAATGACCGAGTCAAAGTTGAAGGAGTTGCTTGAAAAAAAATTCGAACGAGATTATATTCAGCCATTTGTCATGCTACGAATAGAAAATAGACGTGTATTTCTTTTCAAGGGCAATACCGCTGCGGTAGTAAACCTCAATAAAACCCCTACAAATATCTTTGAAGTCATAGCTAAATCTGGGGGACTAGAAAGACAAATGAGTAGTTCAGATATTTTAATTATTCGAGGTGATTTAAAAAAACCTACGATCTATAAAGTGAATTTGCAGACCTTTCAAGGTATCCAGAATTCAGAAATAATACTTCAGTCAAAAGATATTGTATATATACCAGAAAAACAGAGAAAACTATATCATGCTATGAATGACATTACCCCTATAGTTACTACACCACTTTTAGTTTTATCTGGAATATTGTCCACAGTAGTGCTTATCGTTACTGTGACTAAATAA
- a CDS encoding polysaccharide biosynthesis tyrosine autokinase, protein MNQESQQFRKDFIQDFFENFDLKFLLYVAKKSFIFIAILLILCTIIPFLYLRYTTPIFETTATLIKKKENNNSLIDGKSTELLKPNEEDKINRDIQVIKSDLLITKLIDSLNLRIQYFKKGRMFYKKFELNSSSSFKINSDYEIYNKSLLNSEIDIDFDNNKTYDLSYMVDGETKTIKQLKTNKLYSNEDIKLNVIAEDPAIEGDYIFVINSDENIRNYMISHIQVTSANPNILFSIESPNPSKAESLLNNLISGFLLYDKEENAEKLDNSIRYIKDYLDTINSQVKTSQNQKLNYVRSNSVYEPEAQLSSSISEMETYKKEISALELKLSLLERINYEINKNSSSAIDVFLLNDEKELLPLIKERNRLLIDYKPNHPTIILLDKQIQDQVKLIQRGIHRQIEEERQRLKIFRGKESEALSNITGLPEKNMELSKIQKELDIKEKYVFDLIEKQIQYLILKSTIGSDYLLIQPPKTKNEQIYPRNGLVYFASYIVFFFVSLTLVLIRYIRFDKVISLDEIKRKTHVPILGYVPFVPEAIDKETLKQNSPESRLVVMSNFKSRVSEVFKKMRASMKYTSAGDYKTICSTSTMPGEGKTFILINLAAVHALLDKKVLIIDLDLRKPRISKSFKIQNTKGMSNLLSDKDLAIDDCIQKGIDIVNLDVITSGPIPPNPSELITSKRFEEILNELKKRYDYIFIDTPPIGLVNESIEIVNKVDISLYLVKMNHSHKDFVQMLNETDRLKKNANLFLIVNHFGDGPSSYVNSSYGYGYGYGYGYGYHQSGYHDKADKQEGYYTDTIKFEKPELLKRILNYFDWKL, encoded by the coding sequence TTGAATCAAGAATCACAACAATTTAGAAAAGATTTCATTCAAGATTTTTTTGAAAATTTTGACTTGAAATTCTTGTTATATGTTGCTAAGAAATCATTTATATTCATAGCTATATTGCTCATACTTTGCACTATAATTCCTTTCCTATATCTTAGATACACCACTCCTATATTTGAGACTACCGCTACACTTATAAAAAAGAAGGAAAATAACAATTCTCTCATCGATGGGAAAAGTACAGAATTACTAAAACCAAATGAAGAGGATAAAATCAATCGAGATATACAAGTAATAAAATCCGACCTATTAATAACTAAATTAATCGATTCTCTCAATTTAAGAATACAATATTTTAAGAAAGGGAGGATGTTTTACAAAAAATTCGAGTTAAATTCGAGTTCAAGTTTTAAAATAAATTCAGATTATGAGATTTACAATAAGTCCCTTCTAAATTCTGAAATAGATATTGATTTTGACAATAACAAAACTTATGACTTGAGCTATATGGTAGACGGTGAAACTAAAACTATTAAACAACTAAAAACAAACAAGCTTTATTCTAATGAAGATATTAAATTAAATGTAATAGCTGAGGATCCAGCGATAGAGGGAGATTATATATTTGTCATAAATTCGGATGAAAACATTCGAAACTATATGATCTCTCATATTCAGGTGACAAGTGCCAATCCTAATATTCTTTTTTCCATTGAGAGTCCTAACCCTTCGAAGGCCGAAAGTTTACTTAATAATTTAATTAGTGGCTTTTTACTTTATGATAAGGAAGAAAATGCTGAAAAACTTGATAACTCTATTCGTTATATTAAAGATTATCTCGATACGATTAATAGTCAAGTGAAAACGAGCCAAAATCAAAAACTAAACTATGTGAGGTCGAATTCAGTTTATGAGCCAGAAGCGCAGTTATCTTCGAGTATTTCTGAAATGGAAACTTATAAGAAAGAAATAAGTGCGTTAGAATTAAAATTAAGCCTTTTAGAAAGAATAAATTATGAAATTAATAAAAACTCTTCTAGTGCTATAGATGTGTTTCTCCTTAATGATGAAAAAGAACTGCTACCATTAATCAAGGAGCGTAATCGTTTGTTAATCGATTATAAACCTAATCACCCAACAATAATCTTATTGGACAAGCAGATTCAGGATCAGGTAAAGCTCATACAAAGAGGTATTCATAGGCAAATTGAAGAAGAAAGACAACGATTAAAAATTTTTAGGGGTAAAGAGAGTGAAGCGTTATCGAATATTACAGGACTACCAGAGAAAAATATGGAGTTGTCGAAAATACAGAAAGAACTGGATATAAAAGAAAAATATGTTTTTGATCTCATAGAAAAGCAGATTCAATATTTAATCTTAAAATCTACAATAGGTTCGGATTATTTGCTTATTCAACCACCTAAAACTAAAAATGAACAAATATACCCTCGTAATGGACTAGTCTATTTTGCTAGTTATATTGTATTCTTCTTTGTAAGTTTAACTCTCGTCCTTATTAGATATATTCGTTTTGACAAAGTGATTTCTTTAGACGAAATTAAACGCAAAACCCATGTGCCAATACTAGGGTATGTACCGTTCGTACCAGAAGCTATAGACAAGGAAACTCTTAAACAAAATTCACCTGAGTCTCGATTAGTAGTAATGTCAAACTTTAAATCGAGGGTATCAGAGGTATTCAAAAAAATGCGTGCTAGCATGAAATATACTTCTGCTGGCGATTATAAAACGATTTGTTCTACAAGTACAATGCCTGGAGAAGGTAAAACTTTTATATTAATCAACTTGGCAGCGGTACATGCACTTCTTGATAAAAAAGTGTTGATTATCGATTTAGACTTGAGAAAACCGAGAATCTCTAAATCATTTAAGATTCAGAATACAAAAGGGATGAGTAATCTTCTCTCTGATAAAGATTTAGCTATAGACGATTGTATCCAAAAAGGAATAGATATCGTAAACCTTGATGTCATCACTTCTGGACCAATTCCTCCTAATCCTTCAGAATTGATTACTAGCAAGCGATTTGAAGAAATACTCAATGAATTGAAAAAAAGATATGACTATATATTTATTGATACTCCTCCTATAGGGCTTGTGAATGAATCAATAGAGATAGTAAATAAGGTAGATATTTCTCTATATTTGGTTAAAATGAATCATTCTCATAAAGATTTTGTACAGATGTTAAATGAGACAGACAGATTAAAGAAAAACGCAAATCTGTTCCTGATTGTTAATCACTTTGGCGATGGTCCATCTAGTTATGTAAATTCAAGCTATGGTTATGGCTACGGATATGGCTACGGATATGGATATCACCAAAGTGGATACCATGACAAAGCTGACAAACAAGAGGGATACTATACCGATACTATAAAGTTTGAAAAACCTGAATTGCTAAAAAGAATTCTTAATTATTTTGACTGGAAGCTGTAA
- a CDS encoding chorismate-binding protein gives MESFAAIYLPQLDVIFLFDESEQNEASLYIENFGTSKRICFKSRQEETFPNFKLKNSRLESVSEDIYLHWVQECIAQIQIGEFTKLVAAQYQVESIHGEIDDYLQLMRKLIWHLPDTFVYLFFIDGEIWLGASPEMIGIYENKIFKTISIAGTKKEEDFTEKEIEEQAIVSKYISSHFAAASLKQDSTTKVQHFGDIRHLINEYEYNVGDEFEFEKAIHTIHPSPALAGYPKEISIDFINKNEPIQRDFYCGLASLSIQENKYSFATIRCARISANQIAYYAGAGITKDSDPASEWRETLEKIGVLKRAIFSL, from the coding sequence ATGGAATCTTTTGCAGCCATTTATTTACCACAGTTAGATGTTATATTTCTATTTGATGAATCAGAGCAAAATGAGGCATCGCTTTATATTGAAAATTTCGGAACCTCTAAAAGAATTTGTTTCAAATCGAGACAGGAAGAAACTTTTCCCAATTTTAAATTAAAGAATTCTCGTTTAGAATCAGTATCGGAAGATATCTATCTCCATTGGGTTCAAGAATGCATAGCGCAAATCCAAATTGGTGAATTTACAAAACTCGTAGCCGCACAATATCAAGTTGAATCCATTCATGGTGAAATAGACGATTATCTCCAACTCATGCGAAAGCTAATATGGCATCTCCCAGATACCTTTGTGTATTTATTTTTTATAGATGGTGAAATATGGCTGGGTGCTAGCCCAGAAATGATAGGAATTTATGAAAATAAAATATTCAAAACCATATCGATAGCGGGTACTAAGAAAGAAGAAGATTTTACTGAAAAAGAAATCGAAGAACAAGCTATCGTTTCAAAATATATTTCCTCTCATTTTGCAGCAGCTAGTTTAAAGCAAGATTCAACCACCAAAGTACAGCACTTTGGTGATATTCGACATCTCATAAATGAATATGAATATAATGTAGGGGATGAATTTGAATTCGAAAAAGCGATACATACTATCCACCCTAGCCCAGCATTGGCAGGCTATCCTAAAGAAATAAGTATTGATTTTATCAATAAAAATGAACCTATCCAAAGAGATTTTTATTGTGGTTTAGCTTCTCTATCTATTCAGGAAAATAAATATAGCTTCGCCACGATTAGATGCGCACGTATTTCTGCCAATCAAATAGCTTATTATGCTGGAGCAGGCATCACAAAAGACAGCGACCCTGCAAGTGAATGGCGTGAAACATTGGAAAAAATAGGCGTATTGAAAAGAGCGATTTTTTCTTTATAG
- a CDS encoding response regulator, with translation MRTKIEKFEQLYNKYKSLNIKDLDLTSVLEIYNHFKGFETCDNNELIIRITSLFYSSFRENSEFKEAFEELIEIVLPISLDNKDYNKIGTCYKDLSYIKRLQGNYEASFDYIFKSLENYNKFGEPIRIAVALNSVGNFYLDTGELNHALEYYHKAYENIKIFVEHGSYFGIKYNLANVYLTLNYFNKAKQLYVEDLDRLKENNLHGRYATALLGISQIYKEENRPKLAFKYARQSVENYEKSNDQVGYATAISTLGSIYGDFEKYDEALAHYKKAKEILEKIQYKLELAKLHNMMGETYLKMGETKQSLENLELAKSIAQEIKQNFELRKILDNLYQAYDQNKEKLKAYEVLKELTQLNSNLFNFSLQAKVNEVQVNFELEKKELEYTKEREINEYKNNLFSYLTHEFRTPLTLINTPLEMMKNETDVDIIHARMANVSTHVQHMQHLLNQLLDINKIEEGKMPVMKKAGTINPLLWHMIHLFEPEIHDKGIQFIYHLPKKNVQGYFDTDKIEKIISNLLSNALKFTEEGGTIEFKAEIDHDQLCIMIKDNGLGIAKEHQENIFNKFYRIPTSKNVKGSGLGLSFVKELVQLLHGDIQLESDINKGAKFTITLPIERIEKIKKQEKSPEEIAEASLHKKNSILIVEDNLEIQKLLREVFQENYKVYTADHGRDAVAKIKKHIPDLVVSDIMMPLMNGIELCNFIKQDENLNHTPVILLTAKTQVNDKLLGLESGADAYITKPFNIEELTKTVTNMLDQRRKILDKFSSNVLKMNDEELVSSDRVFLHQAKEFVLDNIENENLSVNDLAKHLNVSRFTLIRKFKKVNNSTPNFYIQKIRLEKAKELIKNKVASVTEIAFKVGFSSTTYFSYSFKKEFGVSPKEFFNQSE, from the coding sequence GTGAGGACAAAAATAGAGAAATTCGAACAGCTATACAATAAATATAAGTCTTTAAATATCAAAGATTTAGATTTAACATCGGTCTTAGAAATATATAATCATTTTAAAGGATTTGAAACCTGTGACAACAATGAGTTAATAATCCGAATTACTTCATTATTCTATTCTTCTTTTAGGGAGAATTCTGAGTTCAAAGAAGCTTTTGAAGAATTAATAGAAATTGTTCTTCCAATCAGTTTAGATAATAAGGATTATAATAAAATTGGAACATGCTATAAAGATTTAAGCTACATAAAACGATTGCAAGGAAATTACGAAGCTTCATTTGACTATATTTTCAAATCATTAGAAAATTATAATAAGTTTGGTGAACCAATAAGAATTGCTGTTGCCCTTAATTCAGTTGGTAATTTCTACCTAGATACTGGTGAATTAAATCATGCTTTAGAATATTACCATAAGGCTTATGAAAATATTAAAATTTTTGTTGAACATGGCTCCTATTTTGGCATAAAATATAATCTAGCCAATGTATATTTAACCCTGAACTATTTTAATAAAGCTAAACAGCTATATGTCGAGGATTTAGACAGGTTAAAAGAAAATAATTTACACGGCAGATACGCAACGGCTTTACTAGGCATTTCTCAGATTTATAAAGAAGAAAATCGACCTAAATTGGCATTTAAGTATGCTCGTCAGTCGGTTGAAAATTATGAGAAGTCGAACGACCAAGTGGGCTATGCCACCGCTATCTCCACCCTCGGCAGTATCTATGGTGATTTTGAAAAATACGATGAAGCGCTGGCACATTATAAAAAAGCGAAAGAGATTCTCGAAAAAATTCAATATAAGCTAGAACTAGCCAAGCTACATAATATGATGGGGGAAACCTATCTGAAAATGGGAGAAACCAAGCAGTCCCTCGAAAATCTAGAACTAGCCAAGTCGATAGCTCAAGAAATCAAGCAGAATTTTGAACTGCGAAAAATTCTAGATAATCTCTATCAAGCTTATGATCAAAATAAAGAAAAACTCAAGGCTTATGAAGTCTTAAAGGAACTCACTCAACTGAATAGTAACTTATTTAACTTTTCGTTGCAGGCTAAGGTCAATGAGGTACAGGTGAATTTCGAACTAGAGAAGAAAGAACTAGAATATACCAAAGAGCGCGAAATCAATGAATATAAGAATAATTTATTCTCCTACCTGACGCATGAGTTCCGTACACCACTGACCCTCATCAATACTCCTCTCGAAATGATGAAAAATGAGACGGATGTCGATATCATTCACGCACGTATGGCGAATGTATCCACCCATGTGCAGCATATGCAGCATCTCCTCAATCAGCTGCTTGATATCAATAAAATCGAAGAGGGCAAAATGCCCGTAATGAAAAAAGCCGGTACCATCAATCCGCTGCTTTGGCATATGATTCACCTTTTCGAACCAGAAATCCATGATAAAGGGATTCAGTTTATCTATCATTTGCCTAAGAAAAATGTGCAAGGCTATTTCGATACGGATAAAATAGAAAAAATTATCAGTAATCTATTATCCAATGCTTTGAAATTTACGGAAGAAGGCGGCACGATAGAGTTTAAAGCCGAAATAGATCACGATCAATTGTGCATTATGATCAAGGACAATGGACTGGGAATAGCGAAGGAACACCAAGAAAATATTTTCAATAAGTTTTATAGAATACCGACTAGTAAAAATGTGAAAGGAAGTGGTCTAGGTTTGAGCTTTGTAAAGGAACTGGTTCAGCTCCTGCATGGGGATATTCAGCTGGAAAGTGATATCAATAAAGGTGCTAAATTTACGATAACACTGCCAATAGAACGAATTGAAAAAATAAAGAAACAAGAGAAATCACCTGAGGAAATAGCCGAGGCGAGTCTGCATAAAAAGAACTCCATACTCATAGTCGAAGACAATTTAGAAATTCAGAAGCTATTGCGTGAGGTGTTTCAAGAAAACTATAAAGTCTATACGGCAGATCATGGAAGAGATGCGGTGGCCAAAATTAAAAAGCATATCCCAGATTTGGTGGTAAGTGATATCATGATGCCATTGATGAATGGAATAGAGCTCTGCAATTTTATAAAGCAAGATGAAAATCTCAATCATACCCCAGTTATTTTATTGACAGCAAAAACTCAGGTCAATGACAAGCTTTTAGGCCTAGAATCTGGAGCAGACGCCTATATCACAAAGCCCTTCAATATAGAGGAGCTAACTAAAACAGTGACAAATATGCTGGATCAGCGTAGGAAAATTTTGGATAAATTTTCGAGTAATGTTCTAAAAATGAATGATGAGGAATTAGTTTCGTCAGATAGAGTTTTTCTGCATCAAGCTAAGGAATTTGTTTTGGACAATATTGAAAATGAAAATTTATCTGTCAATGATTTGGCGAAACACTTGAATGTAAGCAGATTTACGCTGATTCGTAAATTTAAAAAAGTCAATAACTCGACACCGAATTTCTATATTCAAAAAATACGATTGGAGAAAGCAAAAGAATTAATAAAAAACAAGGTGGCTAGTGTTACTGAAATAGCATTCAAAGTAGGATTTAGCTCCACAACCTATTTCTCTTATAGCTTTAAGAAGGAATTTGGCGTGAGCCCTAAGGAATTTTTCAATCAATCCGAGTAA